The Cydia splendana chromosome 2, ilCydSple1.2, whole genome shotgun sequence nucleotide sequence TTTTATGTTGATAAAGGATGGTGATTTTTCATCAAAAAATGTATGGCTCTACCCTGAGGACTTCCCTTTTAAGGACGTTACAGTCTTTCAAGTGTGATAATCgtaattttttgaaatacttatTCTAATATACAGAACAAGAATTCATtactacatattatattatattgataTAAAATTTTAAGCCAGTTCGATGTTAACCGAACCGATTTAAACTTAGGTACCTGAATTGACTCTGTACGTAACTATACTTATGCACTAAACGCACGTGTTTCTACTGTTTTCCCTAATTGCCTTAAGTGCAACGGATTATTTGGACATTCTGTACCATATTTTCAGGTATTTGTATAGTAGATTTCCGaaccaattcgagttttagttgaagaaatgttacttttgacactgactgaTCAGTATCATATAGGAGATCAAacaactaaaactcgaattggtcCGATCGTCTaactaaaggtgacatttggatgGTAACTGCAGCTGCAGCACTGTTTGGACATTATtgtccgaatgtcacctttaagcATGCAGTAGGGTTATGTTTAggctggccccaatttcacatcggtgacaggtgcgacgaattgtaaaatcactgttgctgacgtcacaggcatccatgggctacgattaccacttaccatcgggcgggccgtactcctgtttgccaccatcattgtattatttaaaaaaactttattatatcggataaaaacagatatttctcctgcgaagtttctgacaattgtcaaagatttagaagaattgtaggtaattcttgacaggtaatgagttatatgtcggaatttcgtgacaattgtagtgtttcttgtgacaattgtcataaacttagcaagagaaatatctgtttctttccgatatcataaagttttttttaataatacaatgatggtggcaaacaggaatacggcccgcctgatggtaagcggtaaccgtagcccatggatgcctgtgacgtcagcaacagtgattttacaattcgtcgcacctgtcacgttggtgaaacaggggccggTGTTACCAATCTACAGTATATATCGCTGTAGACTTAGACAAACTCTATATAAGTAATAGGTCAACTATTTTATTCAGAACTTTGTAATGGTATCACAGGGTGGTATTGCCatgattatttaattataaacgATAAGTTTGAAAAAGACTACTCGTAAGTGAATTTACTTGTCAtgacaatataaataatttattttaaaaataaaactagacataaaaatgttgttttattatttttacctttcCTTTGAGTACTGAACATAGTACTCAAAGGTACTGCAGACAAACTGTGTAAACAGTTTTGCAAGGAACTGAATTAGATCGTAAGGTTATTTCTTGtattaataatagtaataaaaaaaaatagtctaTTTTATGAATGCGCAAGATTTTAGAGCAAataaataacggattttttaaTGTGGTCTAAGTATTTTCGAAAGAAGTTAAGTACAATTTATCTGACACTTTAAAAATGAACATTCGGTTTTCTAGATTTCTCGTAAATTgagaaataattaattataataatataataacattaCTTATAAGCGCCCTGGTTTATTAGACTGTAGGCTTATTTGCGaataaaacagaataaataaataactacagtCAATATCCCTATTAAATTAAGATCCCATGAAAATATAAATCTGAAAATGAAAAACCAGCCTCGTCGACAAAAATATTgatataaaatgaaataaataaataaattattcaaacgttattattttataagtaaaataatGCGAAGTACCGTGTTTCGCTATTACCTATAACTTCAAAATTATCTAAGAGGCGATAGAAAATATATgaattcgtaaaaaaaaactggTTGCTTACTTTGTGCATAGTCCACACAAATACCCATCCGGATACCACATTCTAAATAGTTTATAGATAATTTGGAAATGGGTTTCAGGTTTTGATGTCAGTCAGCCAGTGTTAAAAATGACAAGTTATAAATGTTAATATATTAATACCTAACCGTTTCAGCAGTATTTATGAAATGTAGAACGAAGTGATATAGCTTTGATTAGTATACACCAAATtgtgtataaatattttccataatatcaaTTTCTCCAAGAGGAAAACAGGATTACATTTTTATGGAGAAACAGTCGTCCACTTTCctcttaatttattttttgtttaaaaaaaaaaggatctATCTTTTAAGGAATAACAAACGTGCATTGCAATGTGATTAGTCACACAAACATCATACATTGAACTCATTAACTTTTTTCCGATACCTTTACCGAAATCGTAAATCCAAAAATTAACATTTcctaaagtattttttttgttttcgaaTATTAGCTTTTAGGAAAGAGTTGAATAAGGTTGGTATTGGCTAGTGTATCGATTGCAGATCGAGAGGCGATGAGAGTTCATTGATCCGCGAGGTCATTGCCAAATAAACATGCCGTACAGCCTCCATTGGACCTAAAATGACGCTCACTCGTGAATTagcaaaattataatatttatagttTAGCAACGAATAAGCGTTGCgattcagcgaggaaatgctgccagcatccttGGCACTATAGATATAGATTTCTagtttttttaggtattagttttagatttgtaggtagttttaattttaggttacttttattacttaaatgtttATTGCATCGgttattaggtaggtagctaCTTTGAAAAAGTTGGGTAATAGATATTTATAAGCATACTCGTACCGGTATAACTTGGGAATTCCTTTTCTTCATGAGGTTAAGGAAATGCTTGTCTGAAAAGTAGAGAAGTCGGTGGGAATAAAGTTCTATGGACGACCGCCATTGGTAGCTTTGTATTAGCTTGCTCGTTTCCAAATGCAAACCATTTTTCAACCACTTGTTGGTATATCGCATTAGGAAACATATATAACTTAGGTAGATGCACATATGGATTGTTACGGGAATAATACTTTATATCAAGGTGAACTAACGACGGAGACGGATATGGCCATTGGCCATAGAAGCAACGAGCCTTCACGAGTTTAggatataattaataaattaagaaCACAGTCTCTATCTCGATAAATATGTTTATGCCATGAATACGACCGTCAGAAACTTACAAATAATGAATCTTTGTTTGTAACAGAAACTTATCAAAAAGATGTTTccgatcaattttttttatccaaCTCGAAGGTAAGTAAAGATGATTCAAGGCTAGTTTCATTACATAGTTTTGGATAActaatgtaagtacttaataatGTAGACGTAGAACGATTGAGCTCGCTAATTGTTAAAGCAATCAAACACACGTGCCCTTAGGTAAAATGATTCCATTATTCTCCCGACTTCAACATACTTgtttacaaaaaacaatattgtgattatatgtataggtaggtatgtacgaGTAAGTGTATAAAAAAGAGATGCTTCTCTCTGGTCCATTCAAAAGCAACATTTTAAGCTCCGTTAGTGTCCATACTGTGAGATCAAAGAACGACTTAGTACACTTTTAAACCCGACCACATGATCGCGTGGTACataaacaattattaataaaatatttcaacgGGAGTAAAATGTGGTGTCgtatttcaatattattcataGTTTTGTGTCTAGGAAGTACTCTGCCTCAGGTGAGTGTAATTAATCTTATTTGTACAATTTTTGCCGTTTCTCATTgtcaaaactaaaaaatgcgaAGTTATTCTCCTAATATGCAACTTAAATAGTATTCTTAGTAGTTTTGGTACTATAGTTtaaggtacctactaaaatacACCTCAAAATGTCTCTCATGTTCCCGGAAGTTAAGGACAATGGGACTCATTTCGTTGTCGTGATGTAGGTATCTACATATTATATGTGCGCATACATAGTGTTGTATAGGTATCCAATTACTTGACGCATATATATAACTGGGCGCATTTGTCTACTAGAGCTAATTTGCAATGATCTGAGTCCTGCCGTTAGGGGTCTAAGTATAGTGGTTCCAagctatttaataattttaatttttaacccgTTTTTGACCAAAAATATTTGTAACGGATACTTCACTTGGACACTTTCGATATAAATTTTTGTTTACAGTCGAGCTTACTTCATTTATCATTGTCAGCTATcgtaaaattatacttaaattGTTGAAAGAAGttcaaatgtaaaataaaatttaatcctACTCAACTTTaaaaattttcttaattaagtacatatatagcTTAACGAATACCTATATTGAAATTAATAATAAGCTACATTACTTGCAAGTTATATAACTATTCTGTGATGCTTTAAATTTTTGTGTTTGCAGGACCAGCAAAGAGTTTATGAATCAGACACAGAATTGGAGTTCCAACCCGTGACGGAATCGTTATCAGTTTCGGACGAAGCATATGTAAACGCGCGGGCCCGACCGGAACAACGATACCTGCCTCCATGTAGCCAATGTAGTAAGTAATATATTTGCATAAAAATTTTTTACTTAATGTACCTACCAATACAAATATTAAACCAATACAAATATCaataatgaataaaatattttttttgaagaaAATAGTGATCATCTAACCATTCTAACCTatacattaaggatgactcgcgTTAGACCGGGCCTTCATGCACGACTTCATGCGCGTGGATGTTTATATTGTTTATGTTGGTTgttatgtcggcggccgatcgtaaagtTCCTGTGCAAATaagtaggataggttcgttaggttgcagGTCGTAGAAATAGGTGCCCCGTAGCGTAAGCATGTATGTCTTTTTACTTAGCTTCATATCCCTCACTCAAAAAAAAATCGTTCGCGATACAAACTTTGAACCCATTTTTCATAACCCTAGGCCCCCCAGGGAATGAATTTTCAAACACGCTGAACTtaattttcttgtattttaatgaaatacctttttacaaagtttcaagttcctagcttaataTAAAACTTTCACCCCATAccaactttcatcccctttttaacccacAATATTTTCGAGAACGCTTAAATTCTAGTATTCAtgtattgtaataaaatattttaagaagtTTTAAGACcgtagcttaaaataaaactttcacCCCGTACAAACCTTCATCTTCTTTTTAAGGGATGAATTTTGATAAAGAttgaaattagtttttttttgtattttctcgCGGGCAAACGCTCGTAGGTATACATAAATTGATTGATAATGAAAAAGAGAGAATTTTATTGATTTGCACATTCTTGTAATCTAATAACTACTTACGTAGCCTAATCTTATCTGTTCAATTTATGGCTTATTATCTGTTACTCTTTGCCTTACCTTACGCTCATTAAGAAAATATTCAAAAGCGTATCGCACAAGCGTATAAAAAAACCATATAGGTACAAGCTATCAAGCCACTTAACAAATTAGAGGTCGCCCTTATCGTATCGCTAATGAGAAGACAAAGTATATGTCACCTTTTGACAAAACCCTAAATCGCTAACGACGGTGTAATTGTCAACACGCTCGTAGCGCATCTTGTTCCCATGAATGTATCAGTACGGTTACATTAAACTCACGGTAAGGATACTTGACCGACCAAAATACGCCTGCCAAGAACTTCCATCTCTTTCACTCCAATAGCGCTCGACGTCACTACTACCCTGCTACTTCCTCTTACCCACTAATTATTTACCCGCTTATTTAAACACACACATTAGTTTAGATAAATACGGAatgtaaaagaaaaaaatacacttttcacaATTTGGTTTTCCATAAATCtctttattttatattcaaCTTTAAGCCTCAAACACAGGTTCGTCGCCCTGGATTACCCATGCCGTTCCACTATCCGCTTTTCCGAACACTTCGACAACAGCCTGCCCCACCCTCGTGACCTCCGCCCACGGAAAACTGTCAAATGTTGCCACAAAGTCCTCTTGATTCTCTTTTTCTTCAAAATTCTTGTAATCAGCGAGCAGATTCGTCTTCGTGACCCCTGGACATATGGCAAGCAGTCTCACGCCGATTTTCTTGAAATTATATTCATGGCCTTTACTCTTCGTGAAACCAATGACGCCAATTTAGAGGCTTTAtacgtaggtaaataaataggtaggtaccataaACCCATAAATCGAGGATACGTTGATGATTTGCCTTTTCCACCACGGTCAGTCCTCATTATTTCCAAGTATTTCAATGACCATTCTATGACCGCTGTTAGGTTTATTTCGATCACCTTCCTAGGATTCCTTTCATTAACAATACCAGCACTGTTCACCAAAACGTCCACAGTTTTGTATGAGTCTATAATAACCTTCGTAACTTTATCTAGGTCCTTAGTGACGTCGCATAGAATGAACGTAGCCTTGTTTCCGTGCTTGGCGTTTAGAGTTGCGGTAGTTTGGTCCGCCTGCTGGCCGTTGAGGTCGAGGAGGATGACGCGGTGGGCGCCGTGCTGGAGGAACGCGTCGGCGATCGCGAGACCGATGCCGCTCGCGCCGCCGGTCACTACCACGGTAGTTCCTTGTAAGTCTTTCGACATAGTCACGTCTTaacccaaataaatatatttgggTACTGAAACAAATCGCTTTCACAATAATCTACGTCATTAAAATAGTGATAAAAATTCTTAATTGAAAAAAAGTTTATCTGTTCCGTTGTGTTTTGCTGATTGTATTCTCGGATTAATCTTGGTCGCTTTTAACGACCGTCTACGATGACAGTTTTGGTACAGACAGCTTTGTCAGTTaattattgttgttttttattcgACATCCGAATTTAACTAAAAACAGATATGTGAgcaagttaatttaatttaacattttaaatcaggcaacaaagCCCATATTACAATAATCCCAGTACCTACACATTGTACGTTTTATCAATAGTGGATAACATGCATACAGAATCGCGGTAAAAAGCTAGTATAGCTACAATTATAACTTAATTTCTAAGAGAGCCCTCACACTAGCGCTTTCgagaaaaaaaattggatgtttcatacattttgctggtctgatgttgaaatttcctacgggagagtcaattttttttccgcGTGTTCggttcggggttggtcccatagtaaaagttgctcagtatgacctaaacattaatgggtctctttctttgcctttcgttctgatacatactgtataaatctatacatatataattataggTAAGCTAACTACTAAGGTTTCCCTAAAAAGAGTAGTAATAAGACTAAATAGGGGGTAGCTGGATCATATTGACGTAATCCTTAAACAATCTTTCATTAACACAATTTATAGCCGCAATAAAAAGTAACCAGATAACTTTGATAAGATAACTTTGACCAGTTTGACTTtagtattaaaggaaaaaaaacaatCACAGTCATTTTCGAATTATTAGTAGGTAGTTAATGTAATTAAGATAGTGATGTTTTGTGCCAGTATTTATTTACACTTCATTCTATAAAGACGTGACAATGTCGAAAGATATACAAGGAACTACCGTGATAGTGACCGGCGGCGCGAGCGGCATCGGTCTCGCGATCGCTGACGCGTTCCTCCAGCACGGCGCCCACCGCCTCATCCTCCTCGACCTCAACGCCCAGCAGGCGGACCAAGCTACCGCAACTCTAAACTTCAAGCACGGAAACAAGGCTACGTTCATTCAATGTGACGTCACTAAAGACTTAGACAAAGTTACGAAAGTAATTTTAGACACGTATAAAAGAGTAGACGTCTTGGTGAACAGTGCTGGTATTGTAAACGAAAGGAATCCGAGGAAGGTGATCGAAATAAACTTAACAGCGGTCATAGAATGGTCATTGAAATACTTGGAAATTACGAGGACTGACCGTGGTGGAAAAGGCGGCACTATAATCAACATGTCGTCAATATACGGTTTTATGGTGGATCCATATTTAACTGCTTATAAAGCTTCTAAATTTGGCGTCCTTGGTTTTACGAAGAGTAAGGGGCATATGTATAATTTCAAGAAAACGGGCGTGAGAATTTTTGCTATCTGTCCAGGAATTACGTCCACGAATCTTGTCACTGATTACAAAACTTGGGAAGCTGAGGAGAATCAAGAGGACTTTGTAGCAATGTTCAATGGGATGCCGTGGCAGGATGCGAACAGGGTGGGACAGGGAGTTGTAGACGTGTTTCAGAAGGCTGATAGTGGAACAGCTTGGTTGATACAAGGCGAAGAACCCATTTCTGAAGTGTAAAGTTGATTTTCGtcgtttatacatacatatatggcaaatatttacttataaattatacttagttattttaaatggggtagggtcccatatacatataatatgtattagaaatttgaaagtaactctgtctgtctgctGATACCTCTTTATGCTTAAAGCGCTGAACTTATTTAGGTGAAAGTACATAGGATAGTGTAGCGAAACGCTACATCTGTGGCTTCAGTTTTTTTTGTCAGGCCGTGTTTCGCTGTTGTTGATTCACGCGAATACGCGTTGGTGGCGCTTATATCAAAAACTCGAAGATTCAAAACTCGAGATTGCGAACCTGTTTTACAAACAAATAACTGTTCGCTGGATGtaataaagtgaatatttaggcatattttgaatttaaatttttatggAATGTTCGAGAAAGAAAAGATTGAAATTGTTTTTAGGCGGATGGTTTGTGGATTTTGTGCTGAAGAGTCGTTCGTGTTCCcggggtgttttttttttaaaccagatTGGCAATTTATATCCAGTTTGATATTTAATACGAGGTATTTAAAAGTGCGCGGAAATCCATCCGCCGTGGAGTGAAGAAACCTCATCGTTACCGCCCGGTCTGCTGCTATACGCGCTTGATAGGAAGCGAGTGAGGCTTACCTCGGGTCTGCGGCCATACGCGCTCGCCAGGAAGCGAGTGAGGCCTACCTCGGGTCTGCTGCCATACGCGTTCGCCAGGAAGCGAGTGAGGCTTACCTCGTCGGCCTGTTTGAAGACACCAACTtgtgcgccatctatgcaaaacAAGTAAATTCGGATCCAGCTACTGGCACCCTTGCGTGCGCTTCCACATTTGTCCCCTTTACCCTTTTACCCCTGAACGTCAAGACCACCTTTATCCCCCCCCTTTCCTGACTGAAATTCAAGACCgtagtattttaaaattttaacgtTAGTCTTCCAATTCCAATTTTTATAACCAGCTAATTATTTGTTGTATATTTTGCgccatatttttgttttgccaTTTATTATTTGTTGAATATCTGTTATCCGCATATTACAAATCCTCAAAATTCAAATTGCCTCATTTGACGGGCGGTATAAATAATCGGTATAAAATTTAGGTATCATTCACCCAACGTGTCAACCATCATCGTCCATACTATTCGCCacattaatacatttttcttttcaGCTAAATTTTCTGCCGTATTCTTTTTTTACCTTCATGTTTACCAAATTGTCAAATTGTGTAAGGAGACGTAAAGATGCTgaaagtacctactaattttatccAGACGAAGTCTCGGGCAGACGcaagtatgtatatatttgttaAGTCTCATTTGTATTGTGTACATTTCAATCgttaggtaggtaattgaaATTACAATAAAGATAacattttttatcatttatatCATATTTAGTTGAATAAGTAACTATCATGTaatcagaaataaataaacatggGCAAACAAAAATCtctgtattattttttatcaaccAGATACGCCTGCGTGGGATATTACAATTGTTTAAAGGAAAAATTCACCGCTTGGgaaaagaaatgtaaaaatcacTGTATTCAATTTTAGttgtaaaatattgtaaatattgctTGGCCTTTAAATTACGTTGTCAAAATCCTTTGGACTATTCTTCTCGTCACCTTTGCCTTCGATCTTAGCTGCTTTCCGCTGGGAAGAAACTCTAGAACGAGTATGAAAAGAAATGTTCTTCATGGCGGCCAAGCCCGCGGCCCGGCCTTCGTCACTGCACCGATCTGAACTGACTTCTCATTTCTAGTTATCGTTAAGAAAATAAATAGTTCCTACTTATGATTATCACTATCTTCCAATTATAACACATTTTAAGGCTACTTACAGATACTACAACGTACataaattcaaaattatctgCATATTAGCAATAGGGCAGATTAAAATATATACACACTTTTTGTTACACCGTACACCATTTTTGTATGCAGAATAATCTTTAACAGGAAAGCCA carries:
- the LOC134806024 gene encoding 15-hydroxyprostaglandin dehydrogenase [NAD(+)]-like, translating into MSKDIQGTTVIVTGGASGIGLAIADAFLQHGAHRLILLDLNAQQADQATATLNFKHGNKATFIQCDVTKDLDKVTKVILDTYKRVDVLVNSAGIVNERNPRKVIEINLTAVIEWSLKYLEITRTDRGGKGGTIINMSSIYGFMVDPYLTAYKASKFGVLGFTKSKGHMYNFKKTGVRIFAICPGITSTNLVTDYKTWEAEENQEDFVAMFNGMPWQDANRVGQGVVDVFQKADSGTAWLIQGEEPISEV